The following proteins come from a genomic window of Gossypium raimondii isolate GPD5lz chromosome 5, ASM2569854v1, whole genome shotgun sequence:
- the LOC105770745 gene encoding BEL1-like homeodomain protein 11 — protein sequence MVSRDSPPNPTSSMLHHFIVSDPINSRNQFGGQPFDAYGSTLRGNHNTFPQSLGLLPTIHSLGERMSRSMDLLPSPIVTDESDISQTRHLMDLLGAANETNHQTQRLSLSLGSHMLDPSLNSGITSPSYLLSRAEDREACNPGVGNLRDDYNFTVNTFASPSTSLHRSLLTTYGAAESFATAIVNSRYLKPTESLLHELVNIGGKNVDENFFGKLYLGDRGGNARLSSELKAEFCSNEMLLPENELRIRLAKLIGLLEEVELRFEKYYQQMEEVVSSFESLAGLGAAKSYTALALQAMSRHFGNLRDAIISHINVIRRKFSHDLPRINRGLSQLSLFDRDSRQNRQSLQQQLGMIPRQRQAWRPIRGLPETSVAILRTWLFEHFLHPYPTDSEKLMLASQTGLTKNQISNWFINARVRLWKPMIEEMYKEEFEDSPQDSDPSFASSSMGREGITDQAED from the exons ATGGTTTCCCGAGATTCACCTCCAAATCCAACTTCCAGTATGCTGCACCATTTTATCGTCTCGGATCCTATTAATAGCCGAAACCAATTCGGAGGTCAACCTTTTGATGCCTATGGCTCTACTTTGAGAGGCAACCACAACACATTTCCCCAGTCCCTTGGTTTATTGCCTACCATTCATTCTCTCGGGGAAAGAATGTCCAGATCGATGGATCTCCTTCCATCTCCCATTGTCACTGATGAATCAGATATTAGCCAGACCAGACACTTGATGGACCTTCTTGGAGCAGCTAACGAGACCAACCACCAAACCCAAAGGCTGTCACTATCTCTCGGTTCTCACATGCTTGATCCTTCCTTAAATTCTGGTATTACAAGTCCTAGTTACTTGCTTTCCAGGGCTGAAGATAGAGAAGCTTGTAATCCAGGCGTGGGAAACTTAAGGGATGACTACAATTTCACAGTTAACACATTTGCTTCACCTTCCACCTCACTGCACCGATCCCTATTGACTACGTATGGAGCAGCAGAATCATTTGCCACTGCTATAGTGAATTCGAGGTATCTAAAGCCAACTGAGTCCCTCCTACATGAACTTGTCAATATTGGTGGCAAAAATGTCGACGAAAATTTCTTTGGGAAGTTATATCTAGGCGACAGAGGAGGAAATGCAAGACTTTCCTCTGAACTAAAAGCAGAATTCTGCAGTAATGAGATGCTATTGCCCGAAAACGAGCTCCGAATTAGGCTTGCAAAGCTGATTGGATTACTGGAGGAG GTTGAGCTCAGATTTGAGAAATACTACCAGCAAATGGAAGAAGTGGTTTCATCATTCGAGTCGCTAGCTGGTTTAGGAGCAGCAAAGTCGTACACTGCTTTGGCACTCCAAGCAATGTCCAGGCATTTTGGAAATCTAAGGGATGCcataatatctcatattaatGTTATCAGAAGAAAGTTTTCGCACGATTTACCGAGAATCAACCGGGGATTGTCGCAGCTTAGCCTGTTCGATAGAGATTCTAGGCAGAACCGACAGTCCCTTCAACAACAACTTGGAATGATCCCAAGGCAAAGGCAAGCTTGGAGGCCTATTAGAGGATTGCCAGAAACCTCCGTAGCCATCCTTCGTACCTGGCTTTTCGAACACTTCCTTCACCC TTATCCAACAGACTCGGAGAAGCTAATGTTAGCATCACAGACAGGCCTGACCAAGAATCAA ATATCAAACTGGTTTATAAATGCTCGAGTTCGATTGTGGAAGCCTATGATAGAAGAAATGTACAAAGAGGAGTTTGAAGACTCTCCTCAAGATTCTGATCCATCGTTTGCTAGCAGTTCCATGGGCAGGGAGGGGATCACTGATCAAGCTGAGGATTGA